In the genome of Malania oleifera isolate guangnan ecotype guangnan chromosome 5, ASM2987363v1, whole genome shotgun sequence, the window AACCTGGGAAGCTACAAAGAGAGATGAAAAGGAAGGAAAGATTGTTCCAATTTATATTCCATTCCAACCTTGTTTCTTTCTGTAAACCTAACAGAACCTTTTTGTGTTTTTCACATTGTTTTCGAATTCAATTTCCAATTAATCTAAGTTTGGACTCGTATGCTTAGTCCTGTTCAAGCCTACCCAGATAGTAAAATTTTGCTTATCTTTCCAATTTACAAATAGCTttgaaatatgcatttttacGTTCCTTTTCAATTGTTGAAAAATTTGGGAGGTATTGGTGTAAAACTGGTTTGAGTATCTTTTATTGACTTAACTTGGCTTATAGTTTGGGGTTGAAGTTTAGGGAAACTTGAAAACTTTGAGAAGATTTGACCAGGTTGATATTTGTAAAGAAATATAATGAAGAAGATGATGTTTTGATTGATAGTTTGTGCTGCCAAAATTTGGCAGTGCCAAAACATCCGCATTTCAGATGGTGTTCACTGTTCACCAAACTGCAAATTGAGTGTTGCTTCTGTTAATTGCATTTGGAAAGGCAGTTTTTTTGCCTATGTTTAAAAGGTCATATTTCGCATGCTTCTCAAGAGTGATTGTCTAAAAATCTTAGATAGGATGATGGGCAGTGCACATAGCTTATTCCCATGCCAAAACATCCGCATTTCAGATGGTGTTCAACAAACTGCAAATTGAGTGTTGGTTCTGTTAATTGCATTTGGAAAGGCAGTTTGTTTGCCTATGTTTAAAAGGTCATATTTTGGATGCTCATCAAGAGTGATTGTCTAAAAATCTTAGACATGATGACGGGCAGTGCACATAGCTTATTCCCCAAGATTCTTAGATTTTCCTTTGAcacagaataatttttttatatgcaGCAATTTGTCCAAATTGGGTCTTTAATGTCAATATGAGGTGGTTTTGCTGTGTATTCTTTTTTCAGTTTTTGTAGGTTATGAGTGAGACATGGccccaaaatcctctctttgGATTTTTGTAGCTTATTGATGTCTTAATGGTATTGTGGCCAAAATTGGGTCATTAGTGTTAACCCAAGATTGTTTTGCTGCCTATTCCTTTTCAGTTTTTGTAGGTTATGATTTAAAAAATCTCTCATTATGGGATCATTCCAACTGGTGTGTTCCCCAGGAATGAATTATTGAGAACTGAAAATTTAATGTTTACAACTGGTTACTAGTTAGTTAAACATGAAGCTTTTATATGATTATAATTTCTTTTATGtgtatcttttaatttttttttttttttgtttctttccttTTCTGGTACTTTGGTCAGTAATATATGATATTCTAGCTATCCTTAAGGTCCGTCTCATTTATAAAACATCCTGTTGCTCTGGATTGGTATTTTGTTTAAAGACATATTCATGTAGTGCTTTAACCTGAAATGGTCTTTTTACCATAAAAGagtgataatatatatatatatatatatgaaactgCAGTCAAGTCTAAAATTACATTATGACATGGGGCAATGGtgccatgtatatatataattgcagTCAAGTCTAAAATTACATTATGACATGGGGCAATGGTGCCATATAGATATAAAACTGCAGTCTAGTCTAAAATTACATTATGACATAGGGCAATGGTGCGTGAGATCCAAGTGGAAGTAAAAAGTATAAAATTTTCTATCATCCTTAGCCATCAAACATTATGAATAATTTTAAAACCGTATGTGTCTGTTTCTTTTTTGTTctacctttttcttttcttttctttattttttatttttttaaaaccgGCCAATGTgacaaaaaatagaaaacttaTCAAAAAGAACTGAATTTTCTATGAGGGACTAAATTTCTTAATGAACTGATTATGTTGCAGGGAACTACTGGATTCTATGCAGGCTGGAACATTAGAACCAGAAACTGCATTTCTCAATGCATTACTCGTAGGATTCCTTAATACTTACAGGCATACTTGGTTCTTGTGCTCTCTCtccatgtgtgtgtgtataatgttAATGCTATTTCTGTAAACAATTGATGCAGATACCGGATGTTTTCCCAGTTTTAGCAGCTGCACATAAGACACTTGTAGCCAAATTGCGGGAGTCGTTGACGACACGAACTCTTCACTCTGAGCTTGTGTATAATTACTCAGGATCTAAGCATGTAAATTTTTGTCctcaattaaattaatttttgcatttttttaatCATTCGGGATGGTTTACTTTTTCATCTTTCTTTCTAGATATCAGAATCCTTGAAGAGGTGTGGCATCTCTGATAACACAACTTATGTCCTTGCTGCACGCTTCAATGCTTCTCCTGATGAGGTGAGCTCATTATGTCATGAATGATCTAGTATCTTATTGTGCTTTGTATTGCTTTAGTTCACTAAAATAAGCAGGCAATCTGGTAATATAAAATTAATGATTCCCCAGATGAACGCAATAGAGAAACTCATCGATGGAAACCAAATTGATTTGGGGGAATTGGAAGGGAGAGCAAACCATGCTCAAATACAGAAGGTAGCTGATTTCCAGGATTGCGGTCAATTTATACGAGCAATTGATTTTTTCTATGCTGCATTACATTTAAGCTACTGATAATCCATGGTGCCATCTTTTTCAGCACTACAAGATATCTGGCTTGGAACTAGGGATATCCTCACTTGCAGATGCTATTACATGCCGAATTGCAGCTCGAGATGCCTTGTGAGGAGTTAATTGTCTATGAGCTCTTTTTCTGATTTATCCTGCGTTCTTTTATTCATTACTCTTTTTAACTTCAGCTTGTATTTGGGATTCAGTGTAGAGTTTGTGTTTGTAATCTGATGTTTGGGATTAtgataatttataatatttttgttgTTTCTTATTTGTAGTGATAAGAAAAATAGATGGAAAATTCCTATAGCAGTTTTAAGATGCTTGGTTTGCGAAATCTAAATTCTCATTTGAAAGACGTGCTTTAAGATTTTTCCTAGATCTAGATGTCAGTGGAAATATTTCCGATTTGTTTGCATCATCATTTGGTTATAGGATTCTCACGAGACTGATATCATCATGACATCATTTTTGACCAATCAGGAGAACAACAGGTTTTGGGTATCATATTTCTGAAAATAATTCTAGGACCCTATTTGTAACTTGAAAACTTTAGAATAAGGATAGGaaaattcataatatatatatatatatatatatatatatatatattttactgttTGATTATTAAGAgaagtaaaaaaattaaagatacatcaaaacaataaatgaaatttaattttatatattattaacatttgactttttatttttatttttttaaattaatcatactaaaacaagattttatttttcataatatttGATAAAGAGAGAACAtaaccttttctttttttttcctctttttggGGGAGGGGGCGGGGGTGGTAAGAAAACAAAGTTCATTGGGTTATTTGTGACCTAAAGATTAGGCGTGGGCAGTATCTTTGTTTTTGAGTTCAACGTTGGCTATTTAGATTGAGCTTGTAAATTGAGTTTCTCTGAATCTGATGAATCCATAATGGGGAGTCCGGCTCTTGAATCAGCCAATGGACTAGACAATCCCCGCTGATAACTAGATCACTAGGCACACGGCCAGTGTGTGTTTGATAAGAAATACCAGAAGTGCATTCTTAACCCAGGTTTTTATTTGTGTCTGTACCACAAAACGAGTAGGGATTAAAAATACACAGAAGCCAGGATCAACTATAacaaagaacaaaatgaaaatacaaaTGAACAGAGGGAATTCAAGCCTACCAAATAGGAACACACTAGTATAAATACAAGACACTTGCCCAGggggaaagaaaagaaatagaaaatagaaaaacaaacatGTAAACAAGTAGGGAGAGGAGGAACGTCATCGTCTGCCAGCAATGCTGAAGGAGCTGACTTTCAGAGGGGTTGCCACCACAAGGGGAGCTTCAGGGGAGGCACTAGCTGCAAATTTTTCATGCATGAAGCGGCTGTCCACAATAGACTCATCCCTAGGCAAAATCTTATAACAGTAACAGCTCTTGAGGCCTTGCTGATTCTTGTAGCATTCGTGCGCACTGTTCTTCACCTGCTGAAAGTCCCATATCACGCTGAACTTGCCCACTGTTGCCACTAGATGCCGCTCTTGTTTCCCATTCTCTGTTACCTGTAGAGAGAAAAATATAATTAGAGAAACAAAATTGAGATCACCCAGAGAAACTGTGGGAGATGGTAAAATTAAACATCAGGTGGAAATTCCAAGATAAACGACGCATGCTCTGAATAATCTAGTCAACACTGATACGATGCAAATAGAGAATTCTTCATCAACCAAAACACAACTAAAAGAGCTGACTAATAAATAATGCTGTCCAATGGCTCTATTGTTGACTGATGTGAGGCTTCGAATAATCtagtgaataatatttttagcataaataaaaaaaatctagtatcctttatttcatttttttagggGGCAAAAGAAGAAATCTTATTAAGAGCGAAAAAAGAGTAGGCATATGAAGGAcaaaaaaaagaggaaattaAGACAAACTTAGGTTGTGTTTAGGAGCGCATAGATTTTAGGTCTTAGTTTAGATCTAcatgaatttagataaaattcaatacaattttgtattgtattttatttaaatcctattaaatccaaatccaaggtccaaaTTTCAAGCTTCCAAACATGGGGTTAATGTAACAAATGGTGTGAATGTTATGAAAGTCAGTCAGCCTAACTCCTCTAATCATGCCAAAGGCAGAGCAGTGAAACCAAAGGCCACCAACCCAATTCCAAACCGAAATTAGAAGGCATCACCTGCCTATTTAAGATTCTATAATTCTGCTCCAACCAAATACACCAAATCAAAACAAAAGTACACATTTCCAAagcatcttcctcttcttctaacAACCAAATCCCTTAAACTCTGAAGAGGAACAATTGGAGAAAAAAGAACATGCTCATCTGGAGACGAAGTTGTATAGGGTCTTCTTATCTGAAGCAAATAACTATTGTTAATCCTATTAAGAATCACACACAAGGCGTAGGCCCCAAATTTGGAAGGAGTTTTAGCTGATATGAGAATACACAGGGAACTTAGCAGCATTCAATAAAAGAAGGTAAAAAAAAATTCGAATAAAAATGCCCAAACATTGAAACACCACCAAACTTCACTATCTTGTTTGGGAGAATAATGGAAAAAAATTAAGCACCACAAAAACAGAACAAGATTAGCTGTTTCTCCCACTCAAATTCCTTCAAAACAGGAATTCCAAGAGAGTGAAAGATATAATACAATACCCACTTCAGATGTCAAGAATATACAAATGGGAGCATTTTGACAACTCAAAAAACAAAAGAGATGAGGAAAGGCCAAAAAGAATGGCACATACCAATCCTTTTTTCTCCCAGAATCAAGCTCTACCCACATCACACTAATGCACAATATTATCTACAGGGAAAAAtgggaaatttaaaaaatacatttttaGGAGATCACATGAGTGCATTAACACCTACCTTAGCATACCAACCAACCACTGTGCTGGACTTCAAATTTACAGCGAATCACCTTCGGTCAAGGGAATCGGGCTCTAAAGGAAAATGACAAACATTTACCCCTCAAAGGTAATTAGACATTAAGTTTTCCAAACTCAAGACACCTTGCACTTAGGACTacaaatcttgagaaaatattagGTATATCAGGAGTACCAGTCATCGTGCTGAGTGGCACACCAGGACCAATCATATTCTGCCATCTGCCTGTATTTTAACTGAATTAGACATTTCTACCTGTTTTTAATCTAACATACCATATGTTGAAATCATATTGGTCTCCCAGTGTACCAATTAGCACCCTTACTCATACACCTGGTGTACCTAATAATTTCTCAGAAAGCTTATCTCTTATTGTTCATAACTCTCACAGCTTCCCTCTAATGTTATCAATCCATGATATTCTTCAGATCAACCAACCCATACAAATAAAATCAAGACATTATGTGAAGAGACTAGCATAAAGAAAATATCAGAATCAGTGGAGTTCGTTATGCTACAAATTGCAAAAGCACTTTCCTGATGTCAATTCTCAAGCAACATACaagcaacttttttttttaaatgatagaACTCCTACAGAAAGATATGGAGGCTTACCATTCCTGTTACAAAGGTTACACATACTTATCAAGGAGATTTTAGAAACAAATTAAGTAATCCtccaaattttagaaaatttgaacAGGTCTATTCATGCCAATACAGACAATGTAGGAGTATGTAAAGAAGCGGAAATATTACTGCTACGACAAATTAACAAAGCAAAAGCAAAATGTCAATATGGAATAAGTAAGAATattaagaatgataaaaataactTACCCAGGAAAATTGGCCTCTATGAAACTTATTGTTTGCCCCAGCCGTATGTGAATCCACAGGTGTCAGCTTCAACAATCTTGGAGCTGGGATCCTGTTCCCCATACGACCACTAAAACCAGTCTTCGTCCTCCCATCTTTGTCAGTAAACAGTGTGCAGATAAGGATCAAATAGGTGTCTGTGGTGCCTAATATCCACTTCCCAtcgtaagtaacatccacatgaGTGATGGGCGAACCAAGCCCCGGGAATGCTGTCTTTGCCTGCCGCATGGAAGTTTTTGAATATAACCGAATCTTTCCATCAAGAGACCCAACCACAATGGAACCATCCCCTGTGCTTGCAAAGCACTGAAAATTCGTCCCTCTGGAGAACTGGTGGCCTTGAGTCCAATGTAACACGGGTGAATTAGCTGTTGCAAGACTCTGCACCATTCCTTTCCGGTCACGCATATCCCACTGACATAATCTATTGTCATCCAACCCCAAAAATGTTGATTCTGACGGATCCAATTGTGACCCTTTTGTATCATTTGTTATATCCTTCATTGTTACATCTGCTCCATCCTTTTCAAACTTCCATTCCGTAACAACCTTCCCTGTCTCAATGTCAAGCTGATGAAGCCCTGTTGAGTAGGGATTCCCTTCCTTAAAAGGGCTCATAAGCAACATATTTGTTTCACCCCTCATTAACAGTGCCTTCTTCGGGGTCGAATGCCCCAAACTTGAACTACTCCTGCCCCTTTTCCCGCCATCAAATTTCACATAAGCCCCTTTCCCATGAACTCCATGGCTAAAATTCTTTACAACCTGAACTCCAGAATCACTCACCAAGAAACTATTATCCAGCGCACCCAAAGCCAAGCTCTGTATCCCACCGCCTGTAGCCGCCTCCTCAAACTCCTCCAACAAATCTTGGTTCAACCTCCCCGGAGTTGTTGCCGACCCCGGACTCTTCAAATCAAAATCGTCTGCATCCTCCCACATGGTGTCATCTGCAGCTTCTGGCTTCAGCCACCCAATAAAGTCCTTCCCGTAAGTCTTAATCTTATTCTCTTCCGTCGCCTTAAGCTTGTACACATTCTCAAACAAACAATCTTGAAACTTGGTGACGAAACTCCGATACTCCTCATCCGTAAGGAACTTCATCGCCCACACTCCATCACACACAAAATCAATCCGCCGCTGATCCCCAAACATCTTCAACTGCATATCCGTAGAAACCCTAACCCGAATTTTCGAACCCACCTTCAAAACCCAAAACGCATCCATTCCACCGACGGACGCCTCAccgtcgtcatcatcatcatcatcatcagcatCGGCACCGCCAGTTCCACTAGTCTTCACGAAGGCGTACGAAGCGAGCTTCTCAGAGACGATCCACTTGGCTTTCGGGGTGTTCCCACCAATATGAAGATAGAGCTTCGCAGCGTTCTTCAAATTAGGGCTCTGGGAGGCGTATTTCAGCTTCAGAGCCTTTAGCTTGGCGTCCAATTCATCAACTGGGGTTACGGTTTTGCCTTTGCTCGGAGAAGGCCTCCGCAGCCTCTCTTCCCGATCTTCTTCGGCGTCGTCGTACTGTTCAtcgctttcttcttcttcttgctctACTTCTTCGTCGGAGGAGAGATCAAGACCCTCGCGACTATGAGAGCCTCCCATTGTTGCTTCTTCTTGATTGAGAGATTCGAAAATGAAGAAATTAACAGGGGTGAGAgattccaaaattttgaaaattttgggagTTTGAAAGGAGAGATTTGAGTTAGTTATTTAGGGTTTTAAAAGGAAGATCGGGTTACCGGCTATTGCCGGTGAGCGTTCATCCTAAGTCGAGTTCTTTACTTCGGGATGAAGGAATCACCCTATGGAGACCGCCGCGGCCTTGCACACGGTTAAAAACTTAACAGAATGCCCACGCGTATGTCACGTGATCTGTGTGCGTCTGTGTGAGGTTGTGCTGCTCGTGCTTTAGTAGGGTGAGTTCATTGAGAAAAATTATGGGCTTGGTATGgttgtaattttaattttaatttttttataatgaaTAAATTAGTTATAAAAATCTAGTTGtttatatttctaattttttttatttttattatcaatttTTAATTGTTTGTCAAAAAATTAAGAACCAGACAATATGTttgtcagaaattttaatatttagaaatagtttttcagattaaattattcatttttatacactttcaaattaaaattaaaattaaatcatcatatgaattcaaacataattaaattaaaaatatacacaaatttttaaaaataataattaaaccaattacaaaatatttttgctattttttaagTATCATgtcttataatatttttattataaagtaaaatttaaaaagaactGATACACCCAAAATTAGTAGACATACTCATGAGGGGATACAGTTACAAAACCACCATTCATACCTCACATAATTGCGCTTGAGTTATCCATAACCCCTTGATATAATTACAAAACCATTATTTATTATCCTACATAACCATCCTTAAATTATTTATAACCCCTTAAACATAATAACACACTTATAAATACTAAGTCGAAGGAGGGTCTGCCTCTACCAATATAAAAAGAGGATCACAAGAGGAGGTAAGCACCTCATTCTCACTCATTATTCACTTACTGTTGTGATCTAAACCTCCaattccctaacttaggcatatTAGTGATCCACAGGAGTACACCTCAAGTCCTCAAAGTCATTCTTGTTTGATCATACCATATCATATAACTCCAAGTCAGTCACGTCGAGGGAAACCAATCACCCCAGTCAATTCATTCCACTCCAATAGATAACCCGAGTGTGTCATTgagtgtgatgacccaaaaatatatatacgattaaagcataataataataataaaataataaaaaatgtcattaagttaatatcaatacagaagtgtttttctgtaagatccttgattccatgtttgatgcctaagaaagaccttatcttagctaGTGCTCAGAGaacattgcggctcagtcgctccttagAGGTCgacctgatcaaaatggaatttcataaaataaatagaATAAACATTGTTTGTATATGTAAAAAAGTACATATGTAtcaaatagtgttttgacaaacataatttgtagaaatatatggtaatataataataacaatataggtatcctatgtggggcccacaagatgagtctcgaagtcgtgtggggtccacatgagccTTGAAGTTATatagggctcataaaaccgtgtgacgactattggagttacgtaggacccacttgggtctcgaaattgtgtgggacccacaagaccatgcGGGgtacatgagttttcgaaattcgaattagtttttaaaaaaaaaaaaatgaaaatatgacttaaaaataataacaacgataataatattaataatgatttaaaaaaaattttaaaaattaaaataataaaataattaattaagtaattaattaaaaattaattaaaggggagtggtggcaagcactcccacatgatcTCCATCCTTATCCCATACCTAACTCATGCCTAACCCATCTCATTTCCATTTTTtaagtttaaaaaattataatttcacctctctttttacacttttacaaattttattttctttccaaaaattttcctataaataggaaacttttaaccttcatttttcataaaattttcaaaaaaaaagagaaagattagtgagtgaaagaattagtggtggagagaattttaaagattagtgagtgaaagaattagtggtggagagaatttttgagtaagttctcactcacccactctttccgatctcatttcttagagttagtcattgtgttcgtagcacaaggtaaaagaagaggtaagaaaatttgattatgttagattttcatttaaaatttatacccgagtttatttgtaagtaaatttcgattatgttacttagtttcataaaattcccataattttatttttacgcatatttaattataccaattttaatctttaagattcttgtatttatttttgggttaagaaatgttctaatccattcgggtaattttcatcatttctttctattcaaaaaatatatatatatataacacaaaaaattgtgtggcatgagtttatttttatgttacatgtttcatgaaaatatgagtaaaaatgagattttcatgagattattttaaattgtataaattataataagatgattttaaaaccccttatgacaaaaGAAGTTTAAAGTTATAGATGTTCGGTACCGtaatttaaagtttaaacagatcagagtgcacctaCACTGTTTACAAAGCTGGTTTATATTgtagtagatttctcctgagtgtacACCTGGATCTGACCAgggtttaataggaaaaatctcacttaatgatgatatacgttgatttagtttggccagccagccagttaagtccagttttcgaaccgcacaacccaatcatgggggtaaacatgacttacgattaacatgtctaaggatgatttttacagtatatgtatatacatatttaattacgtatatagaattattgatgatttgaaggtaaagtttaagtttatatgaacatgaccattaatgtgcctaaatgatgatttaaaggaaacgtataaagaaaagtatatatatatgtatataattaaaaattataattatagtttttaaagttaaaagtttaatttaacagttataatatatgattataaaattttactgttgtaattgatgacaaaagtttttatgcagaaaattttaaatttatatttattttaaaagtatttttgaagttatagtattaaatattattttacgaaattatgaaagctcattttggtcacacactaataataatcttatttacttactgagcgttgtctcaccccaatcattactttacatttcagatcattttgaagagagtaCTAGAAATTTAGCGTAGCAAGTGTAtgggcgggaatagaaagagcagagtagaataaaaaaattaacatttacaatttagaatatgtttgtgtattttagaattttagaaatttacattttaatagttgagacatatatttgtaataaaactaattagtactctggtaataaaaataatttagatttatttacgcctactaaaaaatttatatgtaagaacCCACTCGGATTCGGatccttacaattggtatcagagaatagGATATAAATTCTGCATACTCTAGCATATAAATTTTACCAGAGTTTAggtataaaacatgatttgggtaggattgagtagtttagaatatttattttagtttgttctACGTTAATAaaagatttattattttaaaataatatttgatcattgtttaataatagatcctaaagatagtaacattGGAGGAAATAAGATTAACGTAAAAGCTCAAGACATgtaataatcttatattttttaagaaaaatggtagtattattgaaaacacgttaattaagttaaatatgtatttatgtttatagaaacacgtacccatattgatgactcATAATTAATTGTTAGATCATATgctttaataatttaaaattttcatatatataaacataataacataataatatccaagatttatttattcgttgttattatttttattaaaaatataagaagtagcACATTAGACCCTATTAGGTTTGGAGATGACATACAAATAGTTATGAATAAACAGTTTATTCTAAAATCTGAAtaacccaaaatttctttgcatgtgtaagttggatatgaatatatatttttacgttgcatattcagttcttatcaaaatattcaagcttaatttaggaatatatattttgaagaaatctttaattttaattttgtattagtttataaggaattaaatacaattgaaatgttactatattatatttaacttcaaaaaaaaaaaatctcttagcatgtgcaagttaaatatgaatatatatacattgcatattcaatttccatcaagtatccaagtttgatttagaagtacaaattttgacggaatctttaatttttattttgtataaatttataaaagtaagTACATCTTAAATTTTAcaatattatcaaaaaaaattttattaataaaagcaatataaaaataactaatattcttcaaataactaactaatgtcaaatcatcaatcggtCAAACATACTcaatatatatttgatctaatataataataataataataataataataatattggaatatatatatataatgggtactctcgcagtaaaaaaaaaaaaaaaaaatagcctcatgggtagaaatcatcggctatagttCACTTTCCCCCGAAGTAAGGTC includes:
- the LOC131154929 gene encoding uncharacterized protein LOC131154929, giving the protein MKVFDIDGTPLYLALFTDVSNSKELLDSMQAGTLEPETAFLNALLIPDVFPVLAAAHKTLVAKLRESLTTRTLHSELVYNYSGSKHISESLKRCGISDNTTYVLAARFNASPDEMNAIEKLIDGNQIDLGELEGRANHAQIQKHYKISGLELGISSLADAITCRIAARDAL
- the LOC131154930 gene encoding protein CYPRO4, whose amino-acid sequence is MGGSHSREGLDLSSDEEVEQEEEESDEQYDDAEEDREERLRRPSPSKGKTVTPVDELDAKLKALKLKYASQSPNLKNAAKLYLHIGGNTPKAKWIVSEKLASYAFVKTSGTGGADADDDDDDDDGEASVGGMDAFWVLKVGSKIRVRVSTDMQLKMFGDQRRIDFVCDGVWAMKFLTDEEYRSFVTKFQDCLFENVYKLKATEENKIKTYGKDFIGWLKPEAADDTMWEDADDFDLKSPGSATTPGRLNQDLLEEFEEAATGGGIQSLALGALDNSFLVSDSGVQVVKNFSHGVHGKGAYVKFDGGKRGRSSSSLGHSTPKKALLMRGETNMLLMSPFKEGNPYSTGLHQLDIETGKVVTEWKFEKDGADVTMKDITNDTKGSQLDPSESTFLGLDDNRLCQWDMRDRKGMVQSLATANSPVLHWTQGHQFSRGTNFQCFASTGDGSIVVGSLDGKIRLYSKTSMRQAKTAFPGLGSPITHVDVTYDGKWILGTTDTYLILICTLFTDKDGRTKTGFSGRMGNRIPAPRLLKLTPVDSHTAGANNKFHRGQFSWVTENGKQERHLVATVGKFSVIWDFQQVKNSAHECYKNQQGLKSCYCYKILPRDESIVDSRFMHEKFAASASPEAPLVVATPLKVSSFSIAGRR